From Numenius arquata chromosome 33, bNumArq3.hap1.1, whole genome shotgun sequence:
GGACTGGGTTGCGCTCAGACCCCTCAGACCCAAACCGAGATTGGGATCAAGGGTGGGTTggtggtgaggtgaggtgagagGGACCATCCCCAAGCCCTCCCTGGTTAGCTTTCGCAAAGATGAGGCCGGTGGAGCTGCTGGGACTTATCCCTCTCCCCCAGAGAGGAATGGAGCTCTTGGGCtggcccatgtccctctgggtccCCTGCGGTGACAGGGGGCTTGTCGTTGACAGGACATGAGTGCCCTGGTCGCAGCCCGGATGAGACACATTCCCTTGGCCCCGGGTTCCGATTGGCGCGACCTGCCCAACATCGAGGTGCGGCTGTCGGACGGCACCACCACGCGCAAGCTGCGGTACACGCACCACGAGAAGAAAAACGGCCGCAGCAGCTCCGGGGCGCTACGGGGGGTCTGCTCCTGCGCCGAAGGTAGGTGCTGGCTCCCCAAAAACACCCATGGCCGCCTCTCCGccccttcctcatcctctccaTCTTTCCCAGGAAAGCCCTGTGATCCGGCGGACCGGCAATTCAACACCCTCATCCCCTGGTGCCTGCCCCATACCGGCAACCGGCACAACCACTGGGCCGGGCTCTACGGGCGCCTGGAGTGGGATGGCTTCTTCAGCACCACCGTCACCAACCCTGAGCCCATGGGCAAGCAGGTGGGTGCCGCCAGATCCATCTCCTccgctgggcaggggcaggcatcACCCAATGGCCGCCGTggtcatagaatcctagaatgtcATTGTTTGAAGACGTTGAGCAGTGCTGGTtccagtacggacccctgagggggCACCACTGGTCACCCGTCTCCACCTGGACATCGAGCCGTTGAGCAGCATCCTCTGGATGCCACCATCCAGCCGGTTCTCCATCCACCGAACAGCCCACCATCAAATCCCTATCTCCGGTTTGGAGAGGAGGGTGTTTGTGGGGGACCTTGTCCAAAGCCTTGACGCTTCGTTTTGGTTTTCCTTCGCTGCCGTAGGGTCGGGTGCTGCACCCGGAGCAGCACCGGGTGGTGAGCGTGAGGGAGTGTGCCCGCTCCCAGGGCTTCCCCGATACCTATCGCCTCTTCGGGAACATCCTCGACAAGCACAGACAGGTCAGTGCCGCTGGCAAACCCCTCATGGGTGGCAAACCCCCACGCCGGTGGCATTGCTGGCATCATGGCGGAGCCGGTGCCCAACCTTAACCCTCTCTCTGTCGCAGGTCGGTAACGCAGTGCCTCCTCCTCTAGCCAAAGCCATCGGGCTGGAGATCAAATCGTGCATGTTGGCGAAGCTGAGGGAAGACACGGCGGGTAGGTGCTGTGCTGGGAGCCGCCGCCATCTTTTCCCTGTGTCATGGGGTTGGATACAACGTCCCCGGACTCAGCCCTCCTGGAGATGGGGTCCCTGGGTTGGGGTACGGCCGTGTCaccccctcttctctctccccagaCCTCAGCGCCCCAGAGAAGATGGGGACCATGGAGAAGATGGAGACCATGGAAACCGCTGACTGACGCGCGGCCTCTCCTCCGGCACCAGGACTCCCAAACAtgcactgatttattttaatcccccttttttttttttttgtttgtttgttttatttgatttttttttgtttgtttgtttgtggtttattttttttttttttaattcctggcgCAGGACAGGGGGGGGACCCGCTGTGGCTCatcccccgccccggccctgctTGTgtctccctcctggctgccctcCGCCGCTCTCTGTGATGGTCGAACTCCACTACCGCCCTGGCAGAGCCCTAGGGGgacaccacaccacaccccccccccggggccctgctctccctgtttttatGCCGCATTGTATGGAAAATAATCGGCCGCTTTGTACAAGTGGGAATTGATACTTTATGTAGTTTTTATATGTTGtaatatttcttcaaataaatcTCTCCTATGAATTATAAACCCCCTTTTTTCCTTGCTCCCGGCCTAGCGCAGGCCTCGGCCCCGCGCGGCCTGCTGAGGTGTTGCTTAGCAACCGCCTCCCGCCATGCAACGCGACCCGTCCTGGCCCCCCCGTCCCTTCCGTCTCTCCTGGGCCGGAAGTGGCGCAGCGCCGCCGGAAGTGTGGCGCCTCCTTCCGGTTGCCGTGCGTGAGGGCGGTGGGAGCGCGATGCCGACGGGCGACTACGAGTGAGGGGACGGGGACGAACAAGGGCGGGGGATCCCGGGGACCAGGCGTCGGGCCTGGGCTTGACCCAGGAAGCGGAGCTGCGGGGGAGGAGGGCCTCGGGTGTGGGGCCTGGCGGGCCCTGGGGGCGCTTCGGGCGGGGTTAGGGCTGTGATGGGCGAGGGGAAGGGGGCTGCGGCGGTGCTGGGGCCCGAGGGCGGCGAAAGCGGCGAGGGGGAGCGTCGGTGTGGCCGGAACCCGGGGCTGAGGGGTcagcggggcggccggggccTGGAGCCCGGGGCTGAGGGAACAGTGGGGTGGACAGGGCCCGGAGCTTGGGGCTGAGGGGACAGTAAGGTCCTCAAGCGATAGGGCAGGGGGCTTGGCAGGGGGTAGCAGGTTAAAGGCTTTGCTCTCTCCACAGCTCAAAGCCCAGCTGGGCTGACcaggtggaagaggagggtggAGAGGACGGTGAGTGACTCCTGCCGCAGGCTGGttccctccccctttttcccttGTTGCTCCTCCTGCTGGTAACCGGAgaatttttctggggaaaaagagcAGCTGCTATTCCTAAAATCGTCCCAGAGATGCACCCACTCTTTGTCCAGGGCTCAAAACATCTCCTAATCTCCTAATGACGTTCTTCTCTGAGGCTGATTCTCACGAGCGGAGCGTGCCTGACCTGGAAGAGGGAGCAGGATCCCCCTCACCATTTTTATTCCGCCCATTTCAGGGGCTGAGGAAACCCAGGGGGTTGGAGCAGCTCAGATTTCTTGGCTGTTTGCCCTTTTCCTGTGCTCGGGGGAGAGAGTGGGGCACCTCCTCCCTGCGAGGAGAGGCTGTGTGGGGGCGCGGGGCTCCTTCCCCCTGTGCCAGACTCACCCCAAGCGAGGGGGTgtctctcccccttctcttcccacaGACAAATGCATCACCAGCGAGCTGCTGAAGGACATCCCCctgccaggggtgctggggggcagcctGAGCGCTGAGGCCGAGCTGCTGAAGGGAGGTGAGAGCTGGGCCAGAGGCTGGGGGggctattttttccttctgcctcccccACATTGGACACTGTCCTACTGTCCCCTCTCCGCGCAggcccgctcccctccccgaAAGAACTTATCAATGGGAACATCAAAACCATCACGGAGTATCGCGAGGAGGAGGATGGGCGTAAAGTGAAGGTGAGCAGCGTGTCCCGGCCTGCTATTTTGGCTTTTTCCCGAgctcccccttttccctcccagggCCCTcggctctgccctggtgaagggTCAGGCAGCCACGGGCAGCAGGGGAGGCCCATCAGAGCCCCGTTTTGACTCTGCTGCTTCAGGCAACCCCAAACTCGGTGTGTGTGAGGCGGAGGCGCATCTACCGTCCACCCTCCTGCATTGATCATTTCTTTTGCACCTTTTACAGATCATCCGCACCTTCCGCATTGAAACCAGGAAGGCTTCCAAGGCGGTGGCCCGTCGGAAGGTGAGTGTCTTCTGCAGgaatggagagggaaggaggaaggggaaggaaatctATGTTCCAGCAGGAACTGCTTCATCTCCCAGCCCTTTGCTTCTGTCCATTCCTTCTCAATTTCCTAATGATGGGGAGCATTTCGCTTCCCGCTGGCTGCTCCTGCTCCGAGTCCAGCGATTGCTCGGGTGAGTGTAAGCGaatcctcctttcctctctgccattTTCTCCCCAGAACTGGAAGAAATTTGGCAACTCGGAGTTCGATGCCCCCGGACCGAACGTGGCCACCACCACCGTGAGCGACGACGTCTTCATGACCTTCATCACCAGCAAGGAGGTGGGTCGGGCGTGATGGGAGCTCGTGGGCCGGTGGGGAGCCCCCGGTGAGGCCGTGCCCGGGCGCGTGGTGGATCCCACGGGACTCAGGAGTCTCCCTGTCCCCCAGGACCTGAACTGCCAAGAGGAAGAGGATCCCATGAACAAGCTGAAGGGGCAGAAGATCGTCTCGTGCCGTATCTGCAAGGGCGACCACTGGACCACCCGCTGTCCCTACAAGGACACCCTGGGGCCGATGCAGAAGGAGTTGGCTGAGCAGTTGGGGCTGTCCACAGGCGAGAAGGAGAAGCTGCCTGGAGGTACGGCCCCTCTTTATCCTGAGATAGGTCGAGGGAAGTTATTTGGGAAGGACATGGAGGTCTCAGAGCGGGGCTAGAGcaggccctggagatgctgggagggctggagcccctctactgtgaggacaggctgagagagtttgggggggttcagcctggagaagagaaggctctggggagactttggagccccttccagtccctaaaagggctccaggaaagatggggatcaGGGGATccagggatgagggaggggagccgtgggatgagggggaagggttttaagctgaaaaagcagagatttagggagaaattgttcactgtgagggtggtgagagcctggcccaggttgcccagagaagctgtggctgccccatccctggaggggttcaaggccaaggttggacggggcttggagtgacctggtctggtgggaggtgtccctgcccagggcaggaggtggcactgggggggctttaagggtcacttcccacccaaaccattgtGTAATTCCCCTTCAACTCCACCCTGGTGAGGCTACAGCTGGAGAACTGGGTCcggttccgggctccccagttccagaaggacagggaactgatggagagagtccagcagaggctacgaggatgatgaggggctggagcacctttctgctgaggaagggctgggagactttttagcctggagaagagaaggctgagaggggatctcattaatgCTGagccaatatctaaagggcgggtggcaagaggatggggccagactctttccagtggtgcccggtgacaggacaaggggcaacgggtacaaactggaacacaggaaataaGGAACaaggggggttggatgagataagagatgatctccgaaggtcctttccaatctcaACCAGTCTGTggtcctgtgtgagatgggtggGCAGGGGGGAGTCGCTGTCTGGCTGCGGGCAGCctcatcccctccctgtccccttccctgccctcagaGCCGGAGCCGGTGCAGGCTCAGCAGAGCAAGACAGGCAAGTACGTGCCCCCCAGCCTGCGAGACGGAGCCAGCCGCCGTGGGGAGTCCATGCAGCCCAACCGCAGGGGTAAGGCAGGCCTGTCCTCAGGGTGGGGACCTCGGGGTGTCCCCTGTGTGTGACACTGGGCTTCTGCAGTGTCATGTACGGTACGTGCCAGCTCTGGCCACACTCCTGCCAGCGGCCCTGACCTTCCTTgtccttcccccctcctctaGCCGACGACAACGCCACCATCCGTGTCACCAACCTGTCCGAGGACACGCGTGAGACTGATCTCCAGGAGCTTTTCCGGCCCTTCGGCTCCATCTCTAGGATCTATTTAGCCAAGGACAAGACCACCGGGCAGTCCAAGGTGGGCACGGAGGGATTTTCCCCTTTGGAGGGGCTGAGGAGGAGTCCCCCCCTAAAGTCCTAGAGTCCCTCCCGCTTCCTCTTACCCTCTCGCTTTCCTCCCACCTCAGGGTTTTGCCTTCATCAGCTTCCACCGCCGGGAGGACGCAGCCCGGGCTATTGCCGGGGTCTCCGGATTCGGCTACGACCACCTGATCCTCAATGTGGAATGGGCCAAGTAAGTGCCAGGGGGCTGGCTTGGAGGATCGGGGGGTGACACATGTCCCTGCCGGCTGCCACAcgtgctctcccctctcctgacctcgctctcttccttctccacagACCCTCCACCAACTGAATCCGGTGCTGCGTCAGCTCCCAGCGAGAGCGCTCGGCGCTTCTAAATAAAGACGAAGGTTCTGGTATGCACCAAGGTGTCCATCTGAGCGGCGGGTAGGGTTCAccgggcagggagcagccccgtccctgtccccacgcTGTCCCTGTCACCAActcacccccaccccaggcacgcggtggggctggcagcacccaaACCAGCGACGTGGGGAAGGGCACGGCACCGCTGTTCTTCGGTTTTTAAGCTTTTCAGTGAGGAAAGAGGGGGATCTCCGCCAAAAGAAGGTGCGACACGAGGCCGTGTTTGTGGTTTCAGCTTTAATCTCACTTCTCCCATGTTTCTGCCACCCTTTCCGGGAGGGAAATGCGTCCCCAAGGGTTACGCCGAGCTTGTTACCAGCTGTGCCTTGGGCCACCCTGGGGGGCTCCTAGGTTGCCGACCGCAGCTCCACGTGCTCAGCCCCCTCCTCGGTGGTGGTGCCGGTGCCGGAGGCGGCACCGCAGCAGCTCTGCATGCTGTCGGCCAGGGCGGCGTAGAGCAGCGGGTGGAGGCAGATGTTGAGGTTAACGAGGATCTTACAGACCTGCGCGGTGGCGTGGATGGTTCTAGAAACGGCACAGTCCTCCTCGTCTGGTGGCAGCAAACGCCGCCCCAGGTTGAGGTTACGGAAAACGTGATAGGGCAAGTAGGAAAAGGCATAAAGAGCCACTCCCGCCCCCACCAGTATTCCCACTTTGCGTTTTTCCAGCTGGCTGAGGTGAGGATTACGGAAAACGGTGCGGATAATTGCGGCGTAGCAGAaggtggtgaggaggaagggCAGCCCGCAGCCCAGCCCGGCCAGCACCAGGCTGTAGGGATAAAAATCCCGCAGCCGCTGCGGGACCGCGCTCCCCAAACACTCGGTGATCCCCTCCGCTTCT
This genomic window contains:
- the EIF3G gene encoding eukaryotic translation initiation factor 3 subunit G, which translates into the protein MPTGDYDSKPSWADQVEEEGGEDDKCITSELLKDIPLPGVLGGSLSAEAELLKGGPLPSPKELINGNIKTITEYREEEDGRKVKIIRTFRIETRKASKAVARRKNWKKFGNSEFDAPGPNVATTTVSDDVFMTFITSKEDLNCQEEEDPMNKLKGQKIVSCRICKGDHWTTRCPYKDTLGPMQKELAEQLGLSTGEKEKLPGEPEPVQAQQSKTGKYVPPSLRDGASRRGESMQPNRRADDNATIRVTNLSEDTRETDLQELFRPFGSISRIYLAKDKTTGQSKGFAFISFHRREDAARAIAGVSGFGYDHLILNVEWAKPSTN
- the P2RY11 gene encoding P2Y purinoceptor 11, with protein sequence MATPCGNFSGFQESLWPVLVAQFLLALVGNGIAVYRFVARERSWHSGIVYSFHLAVSGMLHSLSLPFLAAYYYPPKDWRYGPVLCKLERFLFNCNLYGGIFFVTCISLNRYLGIVYPLRIHGRLEPRHAKVLSAVIWVLAGAFSAPTLYFAELQEAEGITECLGSAVPQRLRDFYPYSLVLAGLGCGLPFLLTTFCYAAIIRTVFRNPHLSQLEKRKVGILVGAGVALYAFSYLPYHVFRNLNLGRRLLPPDEEDCAVSRTIHATAQVCKILVNLNICLHPLLYAALADSMQSCCGAASGTGTTTEEGAEHVELRSAT